The Sulfuricurvum sp. IAE1 genome includes a region encoding these proteins:
- a CDS encoding TonB family protein — MTYARKSFALSLAFHALMGSLAFWVLSRTTPPAETTKIPLKIMSFQPVEQRIAVPLPPMVSSPKAQRSAERVPALPPVRPSTSPSTLKPSAQSPAPAVAPTPVSAPSTPAALPKPSDVVQSAPAVPTAQAPQAKPDNTVEKRAFLSSLRSAIQSNLRYPSSARRRGMEGEVGVRFSLNGNGTLGAITILSGEAVFHNAVKAAVASASGIDIPKNLVSSMPMEIDLILEFRLKNG, encoded by the coding sequence ATGACGTACGCCCGCAAATCCTTTGCCCTCTCACTCGCCTTTCATGCCCTGATGGGTTCCCTGGCTTTCTGGGTCCTCTCCCGGACGACCCCTCCCGCGGAAACGACCAAGATACCGCTCAAGATCATGTCGTTCCAGCCCGTGGAACAGCGTATCGCCGTTCCATTGCCGCCGATGGTTTCATCCCCAAAGGCTCAACGAAGCGCTGAGCGGGTACCGGCTTTGCCTCCCGTCCGGCCGTCTACGAGCCCCTCAACGCTGAAACCTTCCGCGCAATCTCCCGCCCCGGCGGTCGCGCCAACGCCGGTGTCCGCCCCTTCGACACCCGCGGCACTCCCGAAACCTTCCGATGTCGTCCAGAGCGCCCCGGCCGTGCCGACGGCACAAGCCCCCCAGGCCAAGCCCGACAATACGGTGGAAAAACGGGCTTTTCTCTCCTCTTTGCGCTCCGCGATTCAAAGCAACCTCCGCTACCCCTCTTCGGCACGCCGCCGCGGTATGGAAGGGGAAGTAGGGGTACGCTTCAGCCTCAACGGCAACGGAACCCTCGGAGCGATCACCATCCTCAGCGGGGAAGCCGTTTTCCACAATGCGGTCAAAGCCGCCGTCGCCTCGGCTTCAGGAATCGACATCCCCAAAAACCTTGTAAGTTCGATGCCGATGGAAAT
- a CDS encoding sulfite exporter TauE/SafE family protein, which produces MEPLSLVSLFLIALSYGATACMLSCMPIVSPILLANGATRSQSLRALLPLMVGRISGYVTLAMAAYAGSVFIKSLLRDTVLMGYLLGSVTMVLAFRLWMDARRAQRCCNAPSAPSDNVFSLFLSGALLSMSICAPVVTMMTLSAAATTWYAALAYGLAFAFGATVLWFLFFSLVLTKILRESLEHLGTYRRFLHHAAPVLLGAVGIAIFNGWLHL; this is translated from the coding sequence GTGGAACCGTTATCGCTCGTCTCCCTTTTTCTGATCGCCCTCTCCTACGGAGCGACCGCATGCATGCTCTCGTGCATGCCGATCGTCTCCCCCATCCTGCTGGCCAACGGGGCTACCAGGTCACAAAGCCTTCGGGCACTCCTTCCCCTCATGGTGGGGCGCATCAGCGGCTACGTGACCCTGGCGATGGCTGCGTATGCGGGATCAGTTTTTATCAAATCACTCCTCCGCGACACCGTCTTGATGGGATACCTTCTGGGGAGCGTCACGATGGTGCTGGCGTTTCGGTTGTGGATGGACGCGCGGCGCGCGCAGCGATGCTGTAACGCCCCTTCGGCCCCATCCGACAACGTTTTTTCGCTCTTCCTGAGCGGGGCACTGCTGTCGATGTCAATCTGCGCTCCGGTGGTCACGATGATGACCCTCTCCGCCGCCGCAACCACCTGGTACGCCGCCCTGGCGTACGGGCTGGCGTTCGCTTTTGGGGCCACCGTCCTGTGGTTTTTGTTTTTTTCCCTTGTGCTGACCAAAATTCTCCGGGAAAGCCTGGAGCATTTAGGTACGTATCGCCGCTTTTTGCATCATGCGGCGCCCGTTCTTCTGGGCGCGGTAGGGATCGCTATATTCAACGGATGGTTACACCTATGA
- a CDS encoding 4Fe-4S binding protein translates to MDKFLTVTALRRVVQLTAFFFFVYGATVFTTFYTDDKLTQALPALSCAYDMKGGDYCALIPLQHQMDHRVSTLFTEHAGIMQALMGTAITVGTVALLILILNKAFCGWLCPLGFFQESVGMIGTKLGMKQLPSLSAGTVNKIRPVKWFIFLFLVLIFPLLTGIGLLGHEWGSPFCSICPSRIMTTLAVGDMSQVYISQAGWGYFALSLIADLLFGLMVALALFVRQPFCRICPILPMQTLFKKIGLLRLVKNGSSHCEGCSNCVKACPMDIYEIGAPARNRDITHTDCTLCGRCVEFCPHDGVMSFKYGPATILTSSKESFKKRVKIDKWWKG, encoded by the coding sequence ATGGATAAATTTCTGACCGTAACGGCACTACGCCGTGTCGTACAGCTCACCGCCTTTTTCTTTTTCGTCTACGGGGCAACCGTTTTCACCACGTTTTACACCGACGATAAACTCACCCAGGCCCTTCCGGCCCTCTCGTGCGCCTACGACATGAAGGGGGGCGACTATTGCGCCCTCATCCCGCTGCAACACCAGATGGACCACCGCGTCTCGACCCTCTTTACCGAACATGCGGGCATCATGCAAGCACTGATGGGAACCGCGATCACCGTCGGTACCGTTGCCCTTTTGATCCTGATCCTCAACAAAGCGTTCTGCGGATGGCTCTGCCCTTTGGGATTCTTTCAGGAGAGCGTCGGGATGATCGGGACGAAGCTGGGGATGAAACAGCTCCCCTCCCTCTCGGCCGGTACGGTAAACAAAATCCGCCCGGTCAAATGGTTTATTTTTCTCTTTCTGGTACTCATTTTCCCGCTGCTGACGGGGATCGGTTTGCTGGGGCATGAGTGGGGATCGCCGTTTTGTTCCATCTGTCCAAGCCGTATTATGACGACCCTGGCGGTGGGCGATATGAGCCAGGTTTACATCTCTCAGGCGGGGTGGGGGTACTTTGCCCTCTCGCTTATTGCCGATCTGCTGTTCGGCCTGATGGTGGCCCTCGCTCTTTTCGTACGGCAGCCGTTTTGCCGCATCTGCCCGATCCTGCCGATGCAGACCCTGTTCAAAAAAATCGGCCTGCTGCGCCTCGTCAAAAACGGTTCATCCCACTGCGAAGGGTGTTCGAACTGCGTCAAAGCGTGTCCGATGGATATTTACGAGATCGGCGCACCGGCGCGGAATCGCGACATTACCCACACCGACTGCACCCTTTGCGGGCGATGCGTCGAATTCTGTCCGCACGATGGGGTCATGAGCTTCAAATACGGTCCTGCCACGATCCTCACCTCGTCCAAAGAGTCGTTTAAAAAACGGGTCAAGATCGATAAATGGTGGAAGGGATAA
- a CDS encoding TonB-dependent receptor: MANISHSVILSSLLAGSCLAAENLGIIGIDSTTIDDRFHSSRTEASSTSTIDGQKVDDSHVENIQQVLNAIPGITTEVKTGDSLKIHIRGIENQVYMGEKPGVAVVIDGVPVFERTGAVNIDLDNIESIKVIKGGASYLFGDDALSGAVIITTKRGAKYNHNFGAIERGSFGYQKLVARTGYANDDLSFHIQASERKADGYHEDSDYKAQYVNGKLQYYLDDTSDLTFGLEASKRKKDSHGTVGGLSEALNNPQSIYTGDMDSRDYTRKYDVDLFKLFLTYSKDFSDNTNLLVNGYVYTDDTYFWSSPQTKNALGASGTYTDDDYVYDNYYEQVQTGIKGEFRTATQTFATLLGIDLRDNNYKNKVLYRVAQRVGYFPSYTYVSAGDENSNNETDENVYALYGEYKHALTDRLSATFNARYDAIKLDYTDSRNNRLDKSFDVYSYRIGSNYDLGKESSVFANYSTGFRAPTISQLFAANVSTYGSTQNNPNLRPEHAKNYEAGVRGNYNGLQYEASLFRIDRKDFIMKTAGNYGSVDSTVTDMWDNIGGAKHQGFELSAVSKLGDKVSCNVAYTYLDAKYTDYDRFGIHFDADNDGRVDTGEVTYYNVTGNTIPRTSKHSLNVILDYQHNANIKLSAEYTKRSDYYADDLNRLRIDGQEAVNLLAEYKAKAFDVEYSLFARIDNLMDNRYFNTARASSDRDENDVFDYEDLSITVNPGRVYTAGFSIKF, from the coding sequence ATGGCCAACATTTCCCACAGCGTTATTCTTTCTTCCCTGCTTGCAGGCTCATGCCTGGCTGCCGAAAACCTCGGCATTATCGGTATCGACTCGACGACGATCGACGACCGTTTTCACTCGTCGCGGACGGAAGCCTCCTCCACCTCAACGATCGACGGGCAGAAAGTGGACGACTCTCACGTCGAAAATATCCAGCAGGTGCTTAACGCGATCCCCGGCATCACCACCGAAGTCAAAACCGGCGACAGCCTCAAAATCCACATTCGCGGTATCGAAAACCAGGTGTATATGGGTGAAAAACCGGGCGTTGCCGTCGTCATCGACGGGGTCCCGGTGTTCGAGCGGACCGGGGCGGTCAATATCGACCTCGACAACATCGAATCGATCAAGGTAATCAAAGGGGGAGCTTCCTATCTCTTCGGTGACGACGCCCTTTCCGGAGCCGTTATCATCACCACCAAACGGGGGGCCAAATACAACCACAACTTCGGAGCCATCGAGCGGGGAAGCTTCGGTTACCAGAAACTCGTCGCCCGTACGGGGTATGCGAACGACGATCTGAGTTTCCATATCCAGGCAAGCGAGCGCAAAGCCGACGGCTACCATGAAGATTCCGACTACAAAGCCCAATACGTCAACGGGAAACTCCAGTACTACCTCGACGATACGAGCGACCTGACGTTCGGGCTCGAAGCTTCCAAACGTAAAAAAGATTCCCACGGAACCGTCGGGGGCCTGAGCGAGGCGCTGAACAATCCCCAAAGCATCTACACCGGCGACATGGACAGTCGCGACTATACCCGAAAATACGACGTCGACCTCTTCAAGCTGTTTCTCACCTATTCGAAAGATTTTTCCGACAACACCAACCTCCTCGTCAACGGCTACGTCTACACCGACGACACCTATTTCTGGTCGAGTCCCCAAACGAAAAACGCCCTCGGCGCTTCTGGAACCTACACCGACGACGATTACGTTTACGACAACTATTACGAACAGGTGCAGACGGGTATCAAAGGGGAATTCCGGACCGCGACGCAGACCTTCGCAACCCTGCTTGGAATCGACCTGCGCGACAACAACTACAAAAACAAGGTGCTCTACCGCGTCGCGCAACGGGTCGGATATTTCCCCAGCTATACCTACGTATCGGCCGGAGACGAAAACAGCAACAACGAAACCGACGAAAACGTCTACGCCCTCTACGGCGAATACAAACACGCCCTCACCGACCGGCTCAGCGCGACGTTCAACGCCCGTTACGACGCGATCAAACTCGACTACACCGACTCCCGCAACAACCGGCTGGATAAATCGTTCGACGTTTACTCCTACCGCATCGGGAGCAACTACGATCTGGGCAAAGAGAGCAGCGTCTTCGCAAACTACTCCACCGGGTTTCGGGCGCCTACGATTTCACAGCTCTTCGCCGCAAACGTCAGCACCTACGGAAGTACCCAAAACAACCCCAACCTCCGCCCCGAACACGCCAAAAACTACGAAGCGGGGGTGCGCGGAAACTACAACGGCCTCCAATACGAAGCCTCGCTGTTCCGCATCGACCGCAAGGATTTCATCATGAAAACGGCCGGAAACTACGGGAGTGTCGACAGCACCGTCACCGACATGTGGGATAACATCGGGGGGGCGAAACACCAGGGATTCGAACTCTCCGCCGTCTCGAAACTCGGGGACAAGGTTTCATGCAACGTCGCCTACACCTACCTTGACGCCAAATACACCGATTACGACCGCTTCGGCATCCATTTCGATGCCGACAACGACGGCAGGGTCGATACCGGCGAAGTGACCTATTACAACGTCACGGGCAATACGATCCCCCGAACGTCCAAACACAGCCTCAACGTCATCCTCGATTACCAGCACAACGCCAATATCAAACTTTCGGCCGAATACACCAAACGCTCCGATTACTATGCCGACGATCTCAACCGCCTCCGGATCGACGGCCAGGAAGCGGTCAACCTGCTGGCCGAGTACAAAGCAAAAGCCTTTGACGTTGAATACTCGCTGTTTGCCCGCATCGACAACCTGATGGACAACCGCTATTTCAATACCGCCAGAGCCAGCAGCGACCGCGACGAAAACGACGTGTTCGATTACGAAGACCTCTCGATCACGGTCAACCCCGGTCGCGTCTACACCGCCGGCTTCTCCATCAAATTCTAA
- a CDS encoding site-specific integrase, which yields MALNGTVHFYTPTTIPTEDSFEIQTEKLKEENDICIYYGRDGISPDDPDYGLGISKFHNFPFVVNEDGSLWKDATLYLIWKIKHREEITPKRLQQIADYLQDFLRFCEMTENNEEAAAEQDGREIPEARRFHYLNAPIKSRRPNVMYGQYLLKIKAKQWGPKMKAVSGFYQYLIEVRKISFPVDMLERSMSSKIIATANGGGYIMEIGYNRVDQEAKTQNQDDGHIRDGEKMRPMSIAEQIIFEKAMLKFTHEELVLGSMIAITSMARKQTVYTLRLKHFISNLPAGYDPMTLRHWRQNNLSKIDLKGTHDIHVGDGTGADTKNGKRMKITIDNWLRLVIIEYIISPRAVKYRNYALSQNSDLDQYLFLTYDKKTMESTPYYHANDDINLPNWLDQGKPKKTGNGIDQAMKRFRDGPLAQECTDRQLFPVRFHDLRASGAMRFIDRNESFVDGGETTWSAVLIKLSKLMGHDSIATTQMYLDFKQHYEQKLPQLQFEFEEYRYAEIQKRILRDRVSK from the coding sequence ATGGCATTGAACGGCACGGTCCACTTTTATACACCTACTACTATCCCTACCGAAGACTCTTTCGAGATACAAACTGAGAAGCTAAAAGAAGAAAATGACATCTGTATCTATTATGGTCGAGATGGGATTTCGCCTGATGATCCTGACTATGGACTTGGTATTTCAAAATTTCACAACTTCCCGTTTGTAGTGAATGAAGACGGTTCGTTGTGGAAAGACGCGACATTATATTTGATTTGGAAGATCAAACATCGTGAAGAGATAACACCTAAGCGGTTGCAACAGATTGCGGATTATCTTCAAGATTTTCTTCGCTTCTGTGAGATGACCGAAAATAATGAGGAAGCAGCAGCTGAACAAGACGGAAGGGAAATCCCGGAAGCAAGACGTTTCCACTATTTGAACGCACCCATAAAGTCACGCCGTCCTAATGTCATGTACGGACAGTATCTTTTAAAGATCAAGGCAAAGCAGTGGGGCCCGAAGATGAAGGCTGTTTCTGGTTTCTACCAATACCTAATTGAAGTAAGAAAGATTTCCTTCCCTGTCGATATGCTTGAACGTAGCATGTCAAGTAAGATTATTGCAACCGCTAACGGGGGTGGCTACATCATGGAAATTGGTTATAACCGAGTTGACCAGGAAGCCAAAACACAGAATCAGGATGACGGACACATTCGTGATGGTGAGAAGATGCGGCCTATGAGCATTGCCGAACAGATCATCTTTGAAAAGGCCATGCTCAAGTTTACACATGAAGAACTGGTACTTGGGTCGATGATCGCTATTACTTCGATGGCCAGAAAGCAGACAGTTTATACGCTCAGGCTTAAACACTTTATTAGCAATCTCCCTGCTGGTTACGACCCTATGACGTTGCGGCATTGGCGGCAGAACAACCTTTCTAAAATCGATCTAAAAGGCACACATGATATTCATGTTGGTGACGGTACAGGTGCAGACACGAAGAATGGTAAGCGGATGAAAATTACAATAGATAACTGGCTCCGGCTTGTCATCATAGAATACATCATATCACCACGTGCAGTGAAATACCGCAACTATGCCCTTTCACAAAATAGTGATCTTGATCAGTATCTGTTTTTAACCTACGATAAGAAGACAATGGAGAGTACGCCGTACTACCACGCCAATGATGATATCAATCTTCCAAACTGGCTTGATCAAGGGAAGCCGAAAAAGACTGGAAACGGAATTGATCAGGCCATGAAGCGGTTCCGTGACGGGCCACTGGCACAAGAGTGTACTGACAGGCAACTGTTCCCTGTCCGCTTCCATGACCTCAGAGCAAGTGGAGCAATGCGCTTTATTGATCGTAACGAATCGTTCGTCGATGGCGGTGAGACCACGTGGTCAGCTGTCCTTATCAAACTCTCAAAGTTGATGGGGCATGACAGCATCGCTACCACCCAGATGTATCTCGACTTCAAGCAACATTACGAACAAAAGCTGCCTCAGTTGCAGTTTGAATTCGAAGAATACAGATACGCAGAGATTCAAAAACGTATCCTTAGAGATCGGGTTAGTAAATGA